A genomic segment from Inquilinus sp. KBS0705 encodes:
- a CDS encoding AhpC/TSA family protein produces MKRLFFALALLLPVLTFAQNSQTFTIKGKIGKLNAPAKAYLVYNLGGANNVTDSATFNNGTFTFSGLVMNPVSASLFVDYKGLTFGKYVAANFPDGGPSKTADMLNFYIEKGDINITSPDSAVKAVVTGSKTNEENNILKAALKPVLDKAHNLAVEAQNAPADKQRSAAFQNSIQAKYKALQTEQKTALKGFILGHPDSYLSLLALTSVAGPSPDVAEVEPIFNSLSSDLQTSDQGKQLKMSIDALKLTAIGAMAPDFIQNDVNGVPVRLSSFKGKYVLLDFWASWCGPCRQENPNLVRTFNKYKGKNFTVLGVSLDRENGKAAWLAAIKNDGLTWTHVSDLKYWNNMAAGLYGVQSIPQNFLIDPTGKIVAKDLRGDDLDNKLEELLGKI; encoded by the coding sequence ATGAAAAGATTATTTTTTGCACTGGCCCTGTTGCTGCCGGTATTAACCTTTGCTCAAAACTCACAAACATTTACCATAAAAGGTAAAATAGGCAAGCTTAACGCCCCTGCCAAAGCTTATTTGGTTTATAACCTGGGCGGTGCCAATAACGTAACCGATTCGGCTACCTTTAACAACGGCACATTTACCTTTAGCGGCCTGGTGATGAACCCGGTAAGCGCATCGCTTTTTGTTGATTATAAGGGCCTTACTTTTGGCAAATACGTAGCGGCCAACTTCCCTGATGGCGGCCCTTCAAAAACAGCCGATATGCTTAACTTTTATATCGAGAAGGGTGATATCAACATCACCTCGCCTGATTCGGCTGTAAAAGCGGTAGTAACCGGCAGCAAAACCAACGAAGAGAATAATATACTAAAAGCGGCCTTAAAGCCCGTATTAGATAAGGCGCATAACTTAGCTGTTGAGGCGCAAAATGCCCCGGCAGATAAACAGCGTTCGGCAGCATTTCAAAACTCGATACAGGCCAAATACAAAGCCCTGCAAACCGAGCAAAAAACAGCCCTTAAAGGCTTTATACTGGGCCACCCGGATAGCTATTTAAGCTTACTTGCCCTAACCAGCGTTGCCGGCCCTTCGCCGGATGTAGCCGAGGTGGAACCGATATTTAATTCGCTGTCGTCTGACTTGCAAACGTCAGACCAGGGTAAACAGCTTAAAATGTCTATTGATGCCTTAAAGCTAACCGCTATTGGAGCCATGGCCCCCGATTTTATACAAAATGATGTAAACGGCGTGCCGGTAAGGTTATCGTCGTTTAAAGGCAAATATGTACTGTTAGATTTTTGGGCATCGTGGTGCGGCCCATGCCGCCAGGAGAACCCCAACCTGGTGCGTACCTTTAACAAATACAAAGGCAAAAACTTTACCGTACTTGGTGTATCGCTCGATAGGGAGAACGGCAAAGCCGCATGGCTGGCAGCCATCAAAAACGATGGCTTGACCTGGACACATGTATCTGACCTGAAATACTGGAACAACATGGCGGCAGGCCTGTACGGCGTGCAATCTATCCCCCAAAACTTTTTAATTGACCCAACCGGTAAAATAGTAGCTAAAGACCTGCGCGGCGACGACCTGGACAACAAGCTGGAAGAATTGTTAGGAAAAATATAG
- a CDS encoding formimidoylglutamase, which yields MSLSDFFTPIDLKKISPKNGFYTSQLGDKIEHHSVAFPDLEQKIDIAIIGVMDDRNAVNNPGCALGPDYVREKLYQLNEGAYTTKIVDLGNIARGEKVTDTYFALKTVVEELVKKDIIPIIIGGGQDLTYAQYMGYEASEQKVDLLVIDSHFDLEEDEFAETIETTSASYLNKIFLHEPNYLFNYSNLGYQTYFASQDSLRVMDKLYFDVHRLGEITGNVAVAEPIIRNANVVSFDIGAIRSSDAAGNANAKPNGFYGEEACQICRYAGFNDKLSSIGFYEFNPAYDNNGQTAMLLSQMIWYFIDGVYNRKKDFPLNPKSQYLIYKTSLKHDEHEVVFVKSKKSDRWWMQVPYPSGGSKNERFHLVPCRYEDYKTAVSGEMPDLWWRTYQKLN from the coding sequence ATGTCCTTATCCGATTTTTTTACACCTATCGATCTTAAAAAGATCAGCCCCAAAAACGGGTTTTACACCAGTCAGCTTGGCGACAAGATAGAGCACCATTCGGTGGCTTTCCCCGATCTGGAGCAAAAGATAGATATAGCCATAATAGGGGTAATGGACGACCGCAACGCCGTTAACAATCCCGGCTGCGCCTTAGGGCCCGATTATGTGCGCGAAAAACTTTACCAGCTAAACGAAGGTGCTTACACCACCAAAATAGTAGACCTGGGCAATATTGCCCGCGGCGAAAAAGTGACCGATACCTACTTCGCGCTGAAAACCGTGGTAGAAGAATTGGTGAAAAAAGATATCATCCCCATTATTATTGGCGGCGGGCAGGATCTTACCTACGCGCAATACATGGGCTACGAAGCATCTGAGCAAAAGGTAGACTTGCTGGTGATCGACTCGCATTTTGACCTGGAGGAAGACGAGTTTGCCGAAACCATCGAAACTACATCGGCATCGTACCTTAACAAAATATTTTTGCACGAACCTAACTACCTGTTTAACTATAGCAACCTGGGTTATCAAACCTATTTTGCCAGTCAGGATAGCCTTAGGGTAATGGACAAGTTGTATTTTGATGTACACCGCCTGGGCGAAATAACCGGCAATGTAGCCGTTGCCGAACCTATTATTCGTAACGCCAACGTAGTAAGCTTTGATATTGGGGCTATTCGCTCATCAGATGCGGCAGGCAACGCCAATGCCAAACCTAATGGTTTTTACGGCGAAGAAGCCTGCCAGATATGCCGCTACGCGGGTTTTAACGATAAGCTAAGCTCGATAGGTTTTTATGAATTTAACCCCGCATACGATAATAACGGCCAAACGGCTATGCTGCTATCGCAAATGATATGGTATTTTATTGATGGGGTATATAACCGCAAAAAAGATTTCCCGCTAAACCCAAAATCGCAGTACCTGATATACAAAACCAGCCTTAAGCATGATGAGCATGAGGTGGTATTTGTAAAAAGCAAAAAAAGCGACCGCTGGTGGATGCAGGTACCTTACCCATCAGGTGGCTCAAAAAACGAGCGCTTCCATTTGGTGCCCTGCCGCTACGAGGATTATAAAACCGCGGTATCCGGCGAAATGCCCGACCTGTGGTGGCGCACCTACCAAAAATTAAACTGA
- a CDS encoding SPOR domain-containing protein encodes MKKAIFDNKAVNSLIKYCFFCALLFLSVQGFAQTRGKVQVIRDPLFDTLLNKRADLNKGLISSGDASGAAYTSSFGYRVQIYNGSNRNAAYAAQAKFNREFPDMRTYISYREPNFKVRAGDFRSRIEAERMKEQLRTLFSAMFIVSEKINPPKTVIND; translated from the coding sequence ATGAAAAAAGCAATATTTGATAACAAAGCAGTAAATAGCCTCATCAAATATTGCTTTTTTTGTGCGCTGCTGTTTTTATCGGTACAAGGCTTTGCTCAAACGCGCGGTAAGGTACAGGTAATAAGAGATCCTTTGTTTGATACGCTGCTAAACAAGCGCGCTGACCTGAATAAAGGCCTTATCAGTAGCGGTGATGCAAGCGGCGCGGCCTATACATCATCTTTTGGCTACCGGGTGCAAATATATAACGGCAGCAACCGTAACGCGGCCTACGCGGCCCAGGCAAAGTTTAACCGCGAGTTTCCGGATATGCGTACGTATATTAGCTATCGCGAACCAAACTTTAAGGTGCGTGCCGGCGATTTTAGAAGCCGTATTGAAGCCGAGCGGATGAAAGAGCAATTACGAACATTATTTTCGGCAATGTTCATCGTGTCAGAAAAGATAAACCCACCAAAAACGGTTATAAATGATTAA
- the purD gene encoding phosphoribosylamine--glycine ligase has translation MNILILGSGGRESAFAWKIAQSPKCQQLFIAPGNAGTSQYGTNISLKVTDFEGIKAFCLANNISLVLVGPEEPLVKGIHDFFLADEQLKGIPVIGPQQEAAQLEGSKDYSKAFMQRHNIPTAASRTFTRDTLQEGFDYLATAGLPVVLKADGLAAGKGVLICLTLEEARQELLEMLTEAKFGDASSKVVVEQFLQGIELSVFVMTDGTNYKILPEAKDYKRIGEGDTGLNTGGMGSVSPVPFADAAFMQKVEQKVIIPTVQGLQQEGIPYKGFIFIGLMNTHGEPWVIEYNCRMGDPETESVMPRIQSDFVDLLLGVADGNLNEKELIISDKTAATVVCVAGGYPGEYLKDKAISGIENVRDSHVFQAGTSLVGQDVHATGGRVLAITSLQNNMFDALQQATADAARIYYDGVYFRKDIGFDLL, from the coding sequence ATGAATATCCTGATCCTTGGTTCGGGCGGAAGGGAAAGCGCCTTCGCCTGGAAAATTGCACAAAGCCCTAAATGCCAGCAGCTTTTTATAGCGCCCGGCAATGCCGGTACCAGCCAGTATGGTACCAACATTAGCCTAAAAGTTACCGATTTTGAAGGTATTAAAGCTTTTTGCCTGGCCAATAACATCAGCTTGGTATTGGTTGGCCCCGAAGAGCCCCTGGTTAAAGGCATCCACGATTTTTTCCTGGCCGATGAGCAGTTAAAGGGTATCCCGGTTATAGGACCACAACAGGAAGCTGCTCAGTTAGAGGGCAGTAAGGATTATTCGAAAGCATTTATGCAAAGGCATAACATACCTACCGCAGCTTCAAGAACATTTACCCGTGATACCCTGCAGGAAGGCTTTGATTACCTGGCAACAGCAGGCTTGCCTGTAGTTTTAAAGGCCGATGGTTTGGCAGCGGGAAAAGGGGTTTTAATATGCCTTACGCTTGAAGAAGCCCGCCAGGAACTATTAGAAATGCTTACCGAAGCCAAGTTTGGCGATGCCAGTTCGAAGGTGGTGGTTGAGCAGTTTTTGCAAGGTATAGAGCTATCGGTATTTGTGATGACCGATGGCACCAACTATAAAATTTTACCGGAAGCTAAAGATTACAAGCGTATTGGCGAGGGTGATACCGGCCTTAACACGGGTGGTATGGGTTCGGTTTCGCCGGTACCATTTGCCGATGCTGCCTTTATGCAAAAAGTTGAACAAAAGGTAATTATACCTACTGTGCAAGGTTTACAACAGGAAGGCATCCCTTATAAAGGCTTTATTTTTATTGGCCTGATGAATACCCATGGCGAGCCCTGGGTAATTGAATATAACTGCCGCATGGGCGACCCCGAAACCGAAAGCGTTATGCCGCGTATACAGTCGGACTTTGTAGACTTACTGTTAGGTGTTGCCGATGGTAATTTAAACGAGAAAGAATTGATCATTTCTGACAAAACCGCTGCCACAGTTGTTTGTGTAGCAGGTGGTTACCCCGGCGAATATTTAAAAGATAAAGCCATTAGCGGCATCGAAAACGTACGCGATTCGCATGTTTTCCAGGCCGGTACATCGTTGGTTGGCCAGGATGTGCACGCTACAGGCGGCCGCGTTTTAGCTATTACCAGTCTGCAAAACAATATGTTTGATGCCCTGCAACAAGCCACTGCCGATGCAGCCCGTATCTACTACGATGGTGTATATTTCCGCAAGGATATAGGCTTTGATCTATTGTAG
- the secA gene encoding preprotein translocase subunit SecA, producing MLDFFSKLFGSKSERDVKGITPIVEKVKAAFEKLDQLSNDELRAKTISFKETIAAGLESIDAEIQAIKARTETELDMEVSEKVELYTQLDKLEKDRNKELEVILMNILPEAFAVVKETAKRFTNNKTIEVTATQFDRELAARKGNVIIKGDKATHHNTWLAAGNEVTWNMVHYDVQLIGGVVLHQGKIAEMATGEGKTLVATLPAYLNALAGQGVHIVTVNDYLARRDSEWMGPLYEFHGLSVDCIDKHEPNSEERRAAYLADITFGTNNEFGFDYLRDNMTRSPEELVQRKLHFAMVDEVDSVLIDDARTPLIISGPIPRGDEHEFYELKPRIERLVNAQKSYANTVLNEAKKAINEGNTGVEDGGLALLRAHRALPKNKALIKFLSEGANRTVLQKTENHYMQDQGKEMPKVDSELFFVIDEKNNQVELSEKGIELITASGEDPAFFVMPDVGTEISEIEKSNLSAEEKVARKDELMRDFSIKSERIHSVNQLLKAYTLFEKDTEYILDEGKVKIVDEQTGRVLDGRRYSDGLHQAIEAKENVKVEDATQTFATITLQNYFRMYHKLCGMTGTAVTEAGEFWQIYKLDVVEIPTNTPTSRADMQDLVYRTIREKYNAVADEIVKLTQAGRPVLVGTTSVEISELLSRMLKLRGIKHNVLNAKMHQKEADIVAEAGQTGTVTIATNMAGRGTDIKLGPNVKEAGGLAIVGTERHESRRVDRQLRGRAGRQGDPGSSQFFVSLEDNLMRLFGSERISNLMVRMGIEEGEVIQHSMISKSIERAQKKVEENNFGIRKRLLEYDDVMNSQRTVIYAKRKNALFGERLDVDLNNTMFDVVEDVVTEYKEANNYEGFQMEVIRIFSVDIEMTEDEFAATSLNALVDKTFSAVIDFYKRKTENIAQQAYPVLKDVFDTRGQYVENIVVPFSDGVHGLQVAVPLKKAIENKGLEVFKSFEKNVTLYLIDDAWKEHLREMDELKQSVQNAVYEQKDPLLVYKFEAFELFRQMLANVNKELVSFLFRGGIAVQQQPDEIREARPEPKLDLKKMRTSKPELVGEANGMPMDDMREVQKATPVRVEQKIGRNDPCPCGSGKKYKNCHGVGQN from the coding sequence ATGTTAGATTTTTTTAGTAAGCTTTTTGGAAGCAAATCAGAACGTGACGTAAAGGGTATAACCCCTATAGTTGAAAAGGTAAAAGCTGCGTTTGAAAAGCTTGATCAGTTAAGTAACGACGAGCTAAGAGCTAAAACCATATCATTTAAAGAAACCATAGCAGCCGGGCTGGAAAGCATTGATGCCGAGATACAGGCTATTAAAGCACGTACGGAAACCGAACTGGATATGGAGGTGAGCGAAAAGGTTGAGCTATACACCCAACTGGATAAGCTTGAAAAAGACCGCAATAAAGAGCTGGAAGTTATATTAATGAATATACTGCCCGAAGCATTTGCTGTGGTTAAAGAAACCGCTAAACGCTTTACAAACAACAAAACCATTGAAGTTACCGCAACCCAGTTTGACCGTGAACTGGCCGCGCGTAAAGGCAATGTTATTATAAAAGGCGATAAAGCCACACACCACAACACCTGGCTTGCTGCCGGCAACGAGGTTACCTGGAACATGGTACACTACGATGTGCAGCTGATAGGCGGTGTTGTATTACACCAGGGTAAAATTGCCGAAATGGCGACTGGTGAGGGTAAAACGCTGGTAGCCACGCTGCCTGCATACCTTAATGCGCTTGCCGGCCAGGGTGTACACATTGTAACCGTGAACGATTACCTGGCGCGCCGTGATAGTGAATGGATGGGGCCGTTATACGAGTTCCATGGTTTATCGGTTGATTGTATTGATAAACATGAGCCAAATTCAGAAGAGCGCCGCGCCGCTTACCTGGCCGATATTACCTTTGGTACCAATAACGAATTTGGTTTTGACTACCTGCGTGACAATATGACACGCAGCCCCGAAGAATTAGTGCAACGCAAGCTGCATTTTGCTATGGTGGATGAGGTGGATTCGGTATTGATTGATGATGCGCGTACGCCGCTTATTATATCGGGCCCTATACCGCGTGGCGATGAACATGAATTTTATGAGTTAAAACCACGTATAGAGCGTTTGGTAAACGCGCAAAAAAGCTATGCCAATACCGTGTTAAACGAAGCTAAAAAAGCTATTAACGAGGGTAATACCGGCGTTGAAGATGGCGGTTTGGCTTTACTTAGGGCACACCGTGCATTGCCGAAAAATAAAGCGCTGATCAAATTTTTGAGCGAAGGCGCTAACAGAACGGTATTGCAAAAAACCGAGAACCACTACATGCAAGACCAGGGCAAAGAAATGCCTAAGGTAGACTCGGAACTGTTTTTTGTGATAGACGAAAAAAATAACCAGGTTGAATTATCTGAAAAAGGTATCGAACTGATAACCGCATCGGGCGAAGACCCTGCGTTTTTTGTGATGCCGGATGTAGGTACAGAGATATCTGAAATTGAAAAATCAAATTTATCTGCCGAAGAAAAAGTAGCCAGAAAAGATGAATTGATGCGCGATTTCTCGATAAAATCTGAGCGTATACACTCTGTTAATCAGTTATTAAAAGCATACACCTTATTTGAAAAGGATACCGAATACATCCTTGATGAAGGCAAGGTTAAAATTGTAGATGAGCAAACAGGCCGTGTATTGGATGGCCGCCGTTACTCTGATGGGTTACACCAGGCTATCGAGGCTAAAGAGAATGTAAAAGTAGAAGATGCTACGCAAACCTTTGCAACCATTACTTTACAAAACTACTTTAGGATGTACCACAAGCTTTGCGGTATGACGGGTACTGCCGTTACCGAAGCAGGTGAGTTTTGGCAGATATACAAATTGGATGTTGTTGAGATACCAACCAATACGCCAACATCGCGTGCGGATATGCAAGACCTGGTATACCGTACCATCCGCGAAAAATATAACGCCGTTGCCGACGAGATAGTAAAACTTACACAAGCCGGCAGGCCGGTATTGGTGGGTACAACATCGGTAGAGATATCTGAACTATTGAGCCGCATGCTTAAGCTGCGTGGTATTAAGCACAACGTGCTGAATGCCAAGATGCACCAAAAGGAGGCCGATATCGTGGCCGAAGCAGGTCAAACCGGTACTGTAACCATCGCTACCAACATGGCCGGCCGTGGTACCGATATAAAATTAGGGCCAAATGTTAAAGAAGCCGGTGGTTTAGCCATTGTTGGTACCGAGCGCCACGAATCGCGCCGTGTAGACAGGCAATTACGTGGCCGTGCAGGCAGGCAGGGCGATCCGGGTTCGTCTCAGTTCTTTGTGTCGTTAGAGGATAACCTGATGCGTTTATTCGGATCGGAGCGTATATCAAACCTGATGGTGCGTATGGGTATCGAAGAGGGCGAAGTAATTCAGCACTCTATGATATCAAAATCAATAGAGCGCGCGCAAAAGAAAGTAGAAGAGAACAACTTTGGTATACGTAAACGTTTGCTGGAGTATGATGATGTGATGAACTCGCAGCGTACCGTTATTTACGCTAAACGTAAAAATGCCCTGTTTGGCGAGCGTTTGGATGTAGATTTGAACAATACCATGTTTGATGTGGTTGAAGATGTAGTAACCGAGTATAAAGAAGCCAACAACTACGAAGGCTTCCAGATGGAGGTTATCCGTATCTTCTCGGTAGATATAGAAATGACCGAGGATGAATTTGCAGCTACATCGTTAAATGCATTGGTTGATAAAACCTTTAGCGCGGTAATTGATTTTTACAAACGTAAAACCGAAAATATTGCGCAACAGGCATACCCTGTGTTAAAAGATGTATTTGATACCCGCGGCCAGTATGTAGAAAACATAGTGGTGCCATTCTCTGATGGTGTACATGGCTTACAAGTAGCTGTACCACTTAAAAAAGCCATCGAAAATAAAGGTTTAGAGGTGTTTAAATCATTCGAGAAAAACGTAACCCTTTACCTGATAGATGATGCCTGGAAAGAACACCTGCGCGAGATGGACGAATTAAAGCAATCGGTGCAAAACGCGGTATACGAACAAAAAGACCCATTATTGGTTTATAAATTCGAAGCTTTTGAATTGTTCCGCCAGATGCTAGCAAATGTGAACAAAGAGCTGGTAAGCTTCCTTTTCAGAGGTGGAATTGCTGTACAGCAACAACCCGACGAAATACGTGAAGCCAGGCCCGAACCAAAGCTGGACCTTAAAAAGATGCGTACATCAAAACCAGAGCTGGTTGGCGAAGCTAACGGCATGCCAATGGATGATATGCGCGAAGTACAAAAAGCAACACCTGTACGGGTAGAGCAAAAAATTGGACGAAACGACCCTTGCCCATGCGGTAGCGGTAAAAAATATAAAAACTGCCACGGCGTAGGCCAAAATTAA
- a CDS encoding AhpC/TSA family protein, whose product MKKLALSAIALLPALLFAQDKKFTVQGKVGTYNAPAKVYMQYRLAGKTIVDSAVLKNGEFKFTGEASGSPSSAYLLLNNKGTGLNASRDYKSFYAEPGVITINSADVLEKATVAGPKTNQENELFKAAIKPVYDGYDAIEAKEKGMTEEQLKATEYVKQKKLIEKGLDEQEKDINKKFITAHPDSYISLNALQSFAYSADYVDIAPLYNALSPEVKASEQGKEFGELLPKIKAVALGATAPEFAEADTAGKIVNLSSFRGKYVLIDFWASWCGPCRQENPNVVKAYNAYKTKNFTILGVSLDRPNAKEAWLKAIHKDGLTWTQVSDLQFWKSKTAGLYAVRGIPQNFLIDPNGKIIGKNLRGDDLEDKLAELFGKI is encoded by the coding sequence ATGAAAAAATTAGCACTTAGTGCCATAGCACTTTTACCGGCATTGCTATTTGCCCAGGATAAAAAATTTACCGTTCAGGGTAAGGTTGGTACCTATAACGCCCCTGCAAAAGTGTACATGCAATACCGCTTGGCAGGTAAAACCATAGTCGATTCGGCGGTATTAAAAAACGGCGAGTTTAAATTTACAGGCGAAGCAAGCGGCTCGCCATCAAGTGCTTACCTTTTATTAAATAATAAAGGCACCGGCCTAAACGCCTCGCGCGATTACAAAAGCTTTTATGCGGAGCCGGGCGTTATTACCATAAACAGCGCCGATGTTTTAGAAAAAGCTACCGTGGCCGGCCCGAAAACTAACCAGGAAAATGAGCTGTTTAAAGCCGCTATAAAGCCTGTTTATGATGGTTACGATGCTATAGAGGCCAAAGAAAAAGGCATGACCGAAGAGCAGCTAAAAGCGACTGAATATGTTAAGCAAAAAAAGTTGATAGAGAAGGGTTTAGATGAGCAGGAAAAGGATATCAACAAGAAGTTTATAACCGCCCACCCCGACTCGTACATTAGCTTAAACGCGTTGCAATCATTCGCTTACAGCGCTGATTATGTGGATATTGCGCCACTGTACAATGCACTTTCGCCGGAGGTTAAAGCATCAGAGCAGGGTAAAGAGTTTGGCGAGTTGCTACCAAAAATTAAGGCCGTAGCATTAGGCGCCACTGCCCCCGAATTTGCCGAAGCCGATACAGCAGGCAAAATAGTTAACCTGTCGTCGTTTAGAGGGAAGTATGTGCTGATAGACTTTTGGGCATCATGGTGCGGCCCTTGCCGCCAGGAAAACCCTAACGTGGTTAAGGCCTACAACGCTTATAAAACCAAGAATTTCACCATCTTAGGGGTATCATTAGACAGGCCAAACGCTAAAGAAGCATGGTTAAAAGCCATCCATAAAGACGGCCTTACCTGGACACAAGTGTCTGATCTTCAGTTCTGGAAGAGTAAAACTGCCGGCCTATACGCCGTACGCGGTATTCCTCAAAACTTTTTGATTGACCCTAACGGCAAGATCATCGGTAAAAACCTGCGTGGTGATGATTTGGAAGACAAATTAGCCGAGCTATTTGGGAAGATATAA
- a CDS encoding alpha/beta hydrolase — translation MKKLLKDLNAIRAVATIAMLLFGVCICNAQQLKPAEKGFVPVNGIKVYYEVYGQGKPLVLLHGAFMTIETNWAELIPELSKTRQVIAMEMQGHGHTPYSDRKLDLATMASDVEGVMNYLKVDSADVVGYSMGGSIAYQLIINSPKRVNKLVIISSTYKSTGWLPQINTAFKGMKAEMFDNSPMKTAYDATAPDKTMWTKFMAQMLVFISDQFDMGDSNIAKIASPVLIISGDNDGLDKVELMKTYQLLGGGVSADIAPMPKSHLAVVPSQSHVSLMMQSKTILDYLNGFLK, via the coding sequence ATGAAAAAACTATTAAAAGATCTTAACGCCATTAGGGCCGTAGCAACAATAGCTATGCTTTTGTTTGGGGTATGCATTTGTAATGCACAGCAGCTTAAGCCTGCCGAAAAGGGTTTTGTACCTGTTAATGGTATTAAAGTTTATTACGAAGTGTACGGCCAGGGGAAGCCGCTGGTTTTGCTGCACGGCGCTTTTATGACCATTGAAACAAACTGGGCAGAATTAATACCCGAACTATCTAAAACCCGCCAAGTAATTGCCATGGAGATGCAGGGACACGGGCATACACCATATTCGGACAGGAAGTTGGACCTGGCTACCATGGCAAGCGATGTAGAAGGTGTGATGAATTATTTAAAAGTGGATAGTGCTGATGTGGTAGGCTATAGCATGGGTGGCAGCATAGCTTACCAGCTAATTATCAACAGCCCAAAACGGGTAAATAAATTAGTTATCATTTCATCTACCTACAAAAGTACCGGCTGGTTGCCCCAAATAAACACCGCCTTTAAAGGGATGAAGGCCGAAATGTTTGATAATAGCCCTATGAAGACCGCCTATGATGCAACAGCGCCCGACAAAACAATGTGGACAAAATTTATGGCGCAGATGCTTGTTTTTATAAGCGACCAGTTTGATATGGGCGATAGCAACATTGCAAAGATCGCCTCGCCGGTATTGATCATATCGGGCGATAATGATGGGCTGGATAAGGTGGAGCTGATGAAAACCTATCAATTGCTGGGCGGTGGCGTATCTGCAGATATAGCCCCGATGCCAAAATCGCATTTAGCGGTAGTTCCTTCGCAAAGCCATGTTAGTTTAATGATGCAATCAAAAACTATATTAGATTACCTGAATGGGTTTTTAAAATAG
- a CDS encoding amidohydrolase, producing the protein MIKEKIQQLSQDIFNDVVATRRHLHANPELSFHEVETSVFVAKKLEELGLEYHKMADTGLVAIIKGDKPSDKVIALRADMDALPITEANDVAYKSKNVGVMHACGHDAHTSSLLGTAKILTELKSEFGGTVKLIFQPAEEKLPGGASLMIKEGVLENPKPHAVLGQHVMPLIEAGKVGFRAGKYMASTDELYVTVRGKGGHGAQPQQNVDPVIITAHILTALQTIISRSADPKSPSVLSFGKVIANGATNVIPNEVYLEGTFRTMDEKWRSEAHIKIKKMAEGIAESMGGSCEFNIMRGYPFLINEEVLTAATRGHAEDYLGKENVLDLDIWMAAEDFAYYSQAAASCFYRLGTRNESRGITSSVHTPTFDVEEDAFKISTGLMAYLAIKQLGN; encoded by the coding sequence ATGATTAAGGAAAAGATACAGCAATTATCGCAGGATATTTTTAACGATGTGGTAGCAACGCGCAGGCATTTGCATGCTAACCCCGAGCTTTCTTTTCACGAGGTAGAAACATCGGTATTTGTAGCCAAAAAATTAGAGGAACTTGGCCTGGAATACCACAAAATGGCCGATACCGGGCTGGTGGCCATAATAAAAGGCGACAAACCATCTGATAAAGTAATTGCCCTGCGTGCAGATATGGACGCCTTGCCCATTACCGAAGCAAACGATGTAGCCTATAAATCAAAAAATGTAGGTGTAATGCATGCCTGCGGGCATGATGCGCATACCTCGTCGCTGTTGGGCACCGCCAAAATATTAACCGAATTAAAAAGCGAGTTTGGCGGCACCGTTAAACTTATATTTCAACCGGCAGAAGAGAAATTGCCGGGCGGCGCAAGCTTAATGATAAAAGAGGGGGTGTTAGAAAACCCTAAACCCCATGCTGTTTTAGGGCAGCACGTTATGCCCCTGATAGAGGCCGGTAAAGTAGGTTTCCGTGCGGGTAAGTACATGGCATCAACTGATGAATTATATGTAACTGTACGCGGTAAAGGGGGCCATGGCGCGCAACCACAGCAAAATGTTGACCCGGTAATTATTACCGCGCACATATTAACCGCCCTGCAAACCATTATAAGCCGCTCGGCCGATCCTAAAAGCCCGTCGGTGCTGTCGTTTGGTAAGGTGATTGCCAATGGCGCAACCAATGTTATACCCAACGAGGTATACCTTGAGGGCACCTTTCGTACGATGGATGAAAAATGGCGCAGCGAGGCACATATCAAGATTAAAAAGATGGCCGAAGGCATTGCCGAAAGCATGGGCGGCAGCTGCGAGTTTAATATTATGCGCGGCTATCCCTTCCTGATAAATGAGGAAGTGTTAACCGCTGCCACACGCGGCCATGCCGAAGATTACCTGGGTAAAGAAAATGTGCTCGACCTTGATATATGGATGGCAGCCGAAGATTTTGCCTATTACTCGCAAGCGGCAGCCTCTTGTTTTTATCGCTTAGGGACCCGTAACGAAAGCCGGGGTATTACCTCATCGGTACACACACCAACTTTTGATGTAGAGGAAGACGCCTTTAAAATAAGCACGGGTTTAATGGCTTACCTTGCCATAAAGCAGTTGGGTAACTAA